The following proteins are encoded in a genomic region of Bacteroidota bacterium:
- a CDS encoding DNA repair protein gives MNVTLTKTQKILIESSGDIARIMRQILLRENRISRQKEHLWAIGLNADFSILYVELIAFGIPGKGKVKPMEIFRLALQKEAEYMYLCHNRKTADMAAQPDDKALTDRMIQVGNIVGINVYDHVIINAKTEDYLSFADVGLMEELRKSTTWIPKFEQIKKIKKMAADEAVKKDRITIAKTMKKNKVSADLISKFTGLSVEEIKSL, from the coding sequence ATGAACGTGACATTAACCAAAACGCAGAAAATATTAATTGAAAGTTCCGGCGATATTGCCCGGATAATGCGGCAAATACTGCTACGTGAAAACCGCATAAGCCGCCAAAAAGAACACCTCTGGGCTATTGGGCTTAATGCAGATTTCAGCATTCTGTACGTTGAGTTAATTGCGTTTGGCATACCCGGCAAAGGCAAGGTTAAACCGATGGAAATTTTTCGTTTGGCGTTGCAAAAAGAGGCTGAGTATATGTACCTCTGCCACAACCGGAAAACGGCTGATATGGCCGCTCAACCAGACGATAAGGCGCTAACTGATCGAATGATACAGGTAGGCAATATTGTAGGGATTAACGTTTACGACCACGTAATAATAAATGCGAAAACCGAAGATTACCTCAGCTTTGCAGATGTGGGATTAATGGAGGAACTGCGAAAGAGTACAACGTGGATACCAAAGTTTGAGCAGATCAAAAAAATTAAGAAAATGGCTGCTGATGAAGCTGTAAAAAAAGACCGTATCACCATTGCCAAAACAATGAAGAAAAACAAGGTTTCGGCAGATTTGATTTCAAAGTTTACCGGGCTGAGTGTGGAGGAAATAAAAAGCCTTTAA
- a CDS encoding DNA methyltransferase: MNVAEYLDSINKRYKQGNTTEHSFRGDLQLLIESLIPGVYATNEPKRQKCGAPDYILTRNDIPVGFIEAKDVGDGDLQGKNKSGNKEQFDRYRESLTNLIFTDYLDFHFYKAGKPTQSVRIAEITDKAGKREIKPIPEAFTTFEHLIRDFALEVTQTIKSSKTLAEMMAAKARLLANVIEQALNSDEETSENSTLKDQLHAFKEILIHDITPKAFADVYAQTIAYGMFAARLHDPTLPTFSRQEAAELIPKSNPFLRKLFSYIAGVDIDDRIKWIVDSLVEVFLACNVEELLKNYGKSTKTEDPIIHFYETFLSEYDPKLRKARGVWYTPAPVVNFIVRAVDEVLKTEFNLPNGLADTSKTKVKVNLQETDKRYKENIKTVEQEVHKVQILDPATGTGTFLAEVVKQIHKKFEGQQGIWSNYVETHLLPRLNGFELLMASYAMAHLQLDLLFTETGFKPTKNQRLRVYLTNSLEESHPDTGTLFANWLSAEANEANKIKRDTPVMCIIGNPPYSGESANKGEWILKLMEDYKKEPDSKGKLQEKNSKWINADENKFIRYGQHFIEKNGSGILAYINPNSYLDNPTFRGMRWNLLKTFDKIYTIDLHGNSKKKEISPDGSIDENVFDIQQGVSINIFIKTGEKKSNNLGQVFHIDLFGKRDKKYNFLSSKKLSEIGFKRLNPVTPNYFFTPKKFNDSKKYNDGFSVVSLFKINGIGIVSKRDSLAFQNTKSEIIEKVQDIYNLSCDEIKIKYNKISWESRDGKVEFCKNNVMAFGLKDHLFVKYNYRPFDIKWTYYTGESKGFIGWPVKQVMQHFLNGDNLGMVIARQSVGNWHYIFITKLIGDFNLTGTAGRFGSGSYFPLYVNPQEKNQRSIVSEFTDKRQPNLNSEIITQISKILALKFTTEKETGKNTFAPIDILDYIYSVLHSPTYREKYKEFLKIDFPRVPYPKDKETFWKLVKLGGELREIHLLESPKVEKYITQYPVDGDNVVNKPVYKNGRVYINETQYFDNVPATAWEFYIGGYQPAQKWLKDRKERKLEFDDILHYQKIIVALSETARIMKEIDKIDFE, encoded by the coding sequence CTATATTTTAACCCGGAATGATATACCGGTGGGTTTTATTGAAGCTAAAGACGTAGGGGACGGCGATTTGCAGGGCAAAAACAAAAGCGGCAACAAAGAACAGTTCGACCGCTACCGGGAAAGCCTTACCAATTTGATTTTTACCGATTATCTGGATTTCCACTTCTACAAGGCCGGAAAGCCTACGCAGAGCGTCCGCATAGCCGAAATAACAGATAAGGCCGGGAAACGCGAAATAAAGCCTATACCCGAAGCATTTACAACGTTTGAACACCTTATCCGTGATTTTGCTTTAGAGGTAACGCAAACCATAAAGAGCAGCAAAACATTAGCCGAAATGATGGCCGCCAAAGCCCGGCTGCTGGCAAACGTAATTGAACAGGCGTTGAACAGCGATGAGGAAACCTCAGAAAACAGCACACTCAAAGACCAGCTACACGCATTCAAAGAAATTCTCATACACGACATTACCCCGAAAGCCTTTGCAGATGTGTACGCCCAGACAATAGCCTACGGCATGTTTGCAGCACGTTTGCACGACCCCACGCTGCCCACATTCAGCAGACAGGAAGCAGCGGAGCTTATACCCAAATCAAACCCATTTTTGAGAAAGCTATTTAGCTACATTGCCGGGGTTGACATTGACGACCGTATTAAATGGATTGTAGATAGTTTGGTGGAGGTGTTTTTAGCCTGCAACGTGGAGGAACTGCTAAAGAACTACGGCAAAAGCACCAAAACCGAAGACCCGATAATACACTTTTACGAAACCTTTCTGAGTGAGTACGACCCCAAACTACGCAAAGCGCGGGGCGTTTGGTACACACCTGCACCGGTAGTTAATTTTATAGTACGTGCTGTTGATGAGGTATTGAAAACAGAGTTTAACCTGCCCAACGGTTTAGCAGATACCAGCAAAACCAAAGTAAAAGTAAACTTGCAGGAAACCGATAAACGCTACAAAGAGAATATAAAAACGGTTGAGCAGGAAGTACACAAAGTGCAGATACTTGACCCGGCCACCGGTACAGGTACATTTTTGGCTGAGGTGGTTAAACAGATACACAAAAAGTTTGAGGGGCAACAAGGTATTTGGAGCAACTATGTAGAAACGCATCTACTGCCCCGCCTCAACGGTTTTGAGTTGCTTATGGCAAGCTATGCAATGGCACATTTGCAGTTGGATTTACTGTTTACCGAAACCGGTTTTAAGCCCACCAAAAACCAACGCCTCCGCGTGTATCTTACCAACAGTTTAGAAGAAAGCCACCCCGATACCGGAACGCTGTTTGCAAACTGGTTGAGTGCGGAGGCAAACGAGGCAAACAAAATAAAAAGAGATACGCCGGTTATGTGCATTATAGGAAACCCGCCGTATAGTGGGGAAAGTGCGAATAAAGGGGAATGGATTTTGAAGTTGATGGAAGATTACAAAAAAGAGCCAGATTCAAAGGGGAAACTACAAGAGAAAAATTCAAAATGGATAAACGCTGATGAAAATAAATTTATTAGGTATGGGCAGCATTTTATCGAAAAAAACGGGAGTGGCATATTAGCCTACATTAATCCTAATAGCTATTTAGATAACCCCACGTTTAGAGGGATGAGATGGAACTTGTTAAAGACATTTGATAAAATTTATACCATTGATTTGCACGGGAATAGTAAAAAGAAAGAGATTTCACCGGATGGTAGCATTGATGAAAATGTATTTGATATTCAGCAAGGAGTTTCAATTAATATATTTATTAAGACCGGCGAAAAAAAGTCAAATAATTTAGGGCAAGTTTTCCATATAGATTTATTTGGGAAGAGAGATAAAAAATACAATTTTCTAAGTTCAAAAAAGCTATCAGAAATAGGCTTTAAGAGGCTTAATCCGGTTACACCAAATTATTTTTTTACGCCGAAGAAATTTAACGATTCAAAAAAGTATAATGATGGGTTTTCTGTGGTTAGTCTTTTTAAGATAAATGGAATAGGCATTGTTAGTAAAAGAGATAGCTTAGCATTTCAAAATACAAAATCAGAAATCATTGAAAAGGTTCAGGATATTTACAATCTTAGTTGTGATGAAATAAAAATTAAATACAATAAAATTAGCTGGGAAAGCAGAGATGGGAAAGTAGAATTTTGTAAAAATAATGTAATGGCGTTCGGCTTGAAGGATCATTTGTTTGTAAAATACAATTATAGACCTTTCGATATTAAATGGACTTATTACACTGGTGAATCAAAGGGGTTTATTGGATGGCCTGTAAAACAAGTAATGCAGCATTTTCTTAATGGGGATAACTTAGGAATGGTGATTGCACGTCAAAGCGTAGGAAACTGGCATTATATATTCATTACAAAACTGATTGGTGATTTTAATTTAACAGGTACAGCAGGAAGATTTGGTTCTGGAAGTTACTTTCCATTATATGTCAATCCTCAAGAAAAAAATCAAAGAAGTATTGTTTCGGAGTTTACCGATAAAAGACAACCAAATTTAAACTCGGAAATTATTACACAGATAAGTAAAATATTAGCTCTTAAATTCACCACGGAAAAAGAAACGGGCAAAAATACTTTCGCACCAATAGACATTTTAGACTATATCTATTCCGTTTTACATTCGCCCACCTACCGGGAGAAATACAAAGAGTTTTTGAAAATAGATTTTCCCAGAGTACCCTATCCGAAAGACAAAGAAACGTTTTGGAAATTAGTAAAGTTAGGCGGCGAACTCAGGGAAATACATTTGCTGGAAAGCCCGAAAGTAGAAAAGTACATAACACAGTACCCGGTTGACGGGGATAACGTGGTAAACAAACCCGTGTATAAAAACGGCAGGGTGTATATAAACGAAACGCAGTATTTCGACAATGTACCGGCCACTGCGTGGGAGTTTTATATAGGCGGTTATCAGCCCGCCCAGAAATGGCTCAAAGACCGCAAAGAAAGGAAACTGGAGTTCGACGATATTTTGCACTATCAGAAAATCATTGTGGCACTATCTGAAACAGCGCGTATAATGAAAGAGATAGACAAAATAGACTTTGAGTAA